The DNA region AATAATCCGCGAGATCGCCGTCCGGAGGCGAGATCAGCGTCGAGGACCAGCCCATCACCACGTCGCCGCAGAAGATCTGCCGCTCGGTGCGAAAGCTCAGGTGGCCGGCGAAATGGCCCGGCGTGTGCAGCGCCACCAGCCGCCATTCGTCGCTTTCCACCACGGCGCCGTCGGCCAGCGCCACGTCCGGCGCAAAGCCGCGGTCCAGCCCTTCGCCGCCGGCGATGCCGCCCTCGCGCGCCAGGCGCTGCATCAGGGCGGATCGCCCGGCCTCGGCGGGGCCGAAGCCCAGGATCGGCGCTCCGGTCGCCTGCGCCAGGGCGCGCGCGCCGCCGGAATGGTCCAGATGCGCATGGGTGACCAGGATATGGCTGACGCGGCCGGACCCGATGGCGGCGAGAATCGCCGCGCGATGGGCGGGCAGGTCGGGGCCAGGGTCGATCACCGCGACCTGGTCGCGCCCCAGCAGGAAGGTGTTCGTCCCCGGGCCGGTCAGGGGCGAGGGATTGTCGGCGGTGATGACCCGCAGGGCTTTCTCGGCGCTCGTCATGCGGCTAACCTAGCCGCGCGGGGCCGCCTGTCCAAGGCCGCCGAAGGGATGAGGCACGATGAATTTCGAATGGCTGAAGCGGGCGATGCCGCGCGGGCTCTACGGCCGGGCGGCGCTGATCCTGTTCCTGCCGGTGGTGGTGGTGACGGTAGTGGTCACCGTCATGTTCCTGCAGCGCCATTTCGAGGATGTGACCCGGCAGATGACCTCGGGCATGGCCAGCGAGATCGCGCTGGTCGCGGCGCGCATCGACGCGGCCCCCGATATCGCCGCGGCGCGCGATTCGGCGCGGCAGATCGCCGGGCCGCTGGGCCTGGACCTAGTCCTGCCCGCAGCGGAGGAAGGCGCCGACGACCACGTCTTTTATGACCTCTCGGGGCGCATCGTCATCGCCGAACTGCATGACCGCCTGCCCGAGGTCCGTGCCGTGGACCTGGGTCTGCGGCGCGAGGTCCGGGTGACGCTGCACGGCCGCTGGGGCCCGTATCAGCTGGTGTTTCCGCGGGTGCGGGTCAGCGCGTCGAATCCGCATCAGCTGCTGGTGCTGATGGTCGGCACCTCGCTCTTGATGACCGCCATCGCCACGATCTTTCTGCGCAACCAGTTGCGCCCGATCCGGCGCCTCGCGCGCGCGGCCGAGGAATATGGCAAGGGCCGCATCATCCCCTATCGCCCGGCCGGCGCCAGCGAGATCCGCAGCGCCGGCACCGCCTTCCTGGAGATGCGCGCCCGCATCGAGCGCCAGAACGAGCAGCGCAAGCAGATGCTCTCGGGCGTCAGCCACGACCTGAGGACGCCCTTGACCCGGCTGCGACTGGGGCTGTCGATGCTGTCGCCCGACTACCCGCCCGAGCCGGGCGAGATCGCGGCGCTGGAAGGCGATGTGGCGGCGATGGGCACCATGGTCGACGCCTTTCTGGACCATGCCCGCGACGCCGCCCAGGATGCGCCGCCGCAATCGGTGCCGGCACTGGATTTCCTGCGCAGCATCGTCGCCGATGCGCAGCGCGGTGGCCAAGCGGTGCGGCTGCACGAACTGACCGGCGACGAGGCCGGCCGCGCCACCTTCAGCCGCGACAGCCTGCGCCGCGCCATCGAAAATCTGATCGGCAATGCCGTGCGCTATGGCGAGCGGGCCGAGGTCGATGCCGCGCTGGGGCCGAGCTATTTCCGCATCTCGATCGAGGACGACGGGCCCGGCATCCCGCCTGAAAAGCGCGAGGAGGCGCTGAAGCCCTTTACCCGCCTGGACCCGGCCCGCAACCAGAACCAGGGCCAGGGCGTCGGCCTGGGCCTGGCCATCGCCGCCGACATCGCCCGCGCCCATGGCGGCCAGCTGCGGCTGGGCGAGGGCGAGCGGCTGGGCGGCTTGCGGGCCGAGATCGTCATTCCGCGCTGAGCGGCGCGGTTGCGGGATGCCCCGCCGCGGGCTAAGCCTGTCGCAAGGACATAAGACAGAAGGGATTCCGCGATGCGGGCATTCGTATTTCCGGGGCAGGGCGCCCAGGTCGTGGGCATGGGGCGCGAGCTGGCCGAGGCCTATCCGGCGGCGCGCGCGGTCTTTGCCGAGGTGGACGAGGCATTGGGCGAGAACCTGTCGGAGCTGATCTGGAACGGCGACATCGAGATCCTGACCCTGACCCAGAACGCCCAGCCGGCGCTGATGGCGACCTCGCTGGCGGCGTTCCGGGCGCTGGAATCCGAGGGGTTCGGCATCCAGGACGCGGATTTCGTCGCCGGCCACTCGCTTGGCGAATATTCGGCGCTTTGTGCGGCCGGCGCGCTGAGCCTCGCGGATACCGCGCGGCTTTTGCGCCTGCGCGGCCAGGCCATGCAGGAGGCGGTGCCGGTCGGGCAGGGCGCCATGGCGGCGATCCTGGGGCTGGACTTCACCACCGTCGACCAGATCGCGCGCGACGCGGCCGAGGGCGAGGTCTGCCAGGCTGCCAATGACAACGACCCGGCGCAGGTGGTGATCTCGGGCCACAAGGAGGCGGTCGAGCGCGCGGCGGCCCTGGCCAAGGAACGCGGCGCCAAGCGGGCGCTGATGCTGCCGGTCTCGGCCCCGTTCCACTCGGCGCTGATGCAGCCGGCGGCGGCGGTGATGGCCGAGGCACTGGCGGCGGTCGAGATCGCAGCCCCCGCCGTGCCGCTGGTCGCCAATGTCCGCGCCGAGCCGGTGACCGAGCCCGGCGCCATCCGCCGGCTGCTGGTCGAGCAGGTGACCGGCGCGGTGCGATGGCGCGAGTCGGTCGCGTTTCTGGCCGGAGCCGGCGTGACGGAGTTCTGGGAGATCGGCGCCGGCAAGGCGCTGTCGGGGATGATCAAGCGCATCGCCAAGGAGGCGGTGGTGAAGAATATCGGCGTGCCGGGCGATATCGCGGCGCTGAAGGCATAAGGGGGCTCCGCCCCCATCCCTGCGGGATTCCCCCGGAGTATTTGGAAAACGGAGAAGAGCTTGATGTTTGATCTGACGGGCAGGAATGCGCTGGTGACCGGCGCTTCGGGCGGGATCGGCGGCGCTGTGGCCGAGGCGCTGCATGCCGCCGGCGCCACGGTGGCGCTGTCGGGCACGCGCGAGGCGCCGCTGCGCGAGCTGGCCGAGAAGCTGGGCTCGCGGGCGCATGTCGTGACCGCGAACCTGTCGGATGCCGCCGCCGTCGAGGCGCTGCCCAAGGCCGCGGCCGAGGCCATGGGTTCGGTCGACGTGCTGGTGAACAACGCCGGCATCACCCGCGACAACCTGTTCATGCGCATGTCGGACGAGGAATGGGCGCAGGTGATCGAAGTGAACCTGACCTCGAGCTTTCGGCTGTGCCGGGCGGTGCTGCGCGGCATGATGAAGGCGCGCTGGGGCCGGATCGTCAACATCGGCTCGGTCGTCGGCGCCACCGGCAATCCGGGGCAGGGCAATTATGCCGCCGCCAAGGCGGGGCTCGTCGGCATGTCGAAGAGCCTGGCCTATGAGGTCGCCTCGCGCGGGATCACGGTGAACTGCGTGGCCCCGGGCTTCATCGAGACGGCGATGACAGACAAGCTGAACGACGAGCAGAAGGGCCGCATCCTGACGCAGATCCCGGCCGGGCGCATGGGTTCCGCGCAGGAGATCGCAGCGGCGGTGCTGTATCTGTCGAGTCCCGAGGCGGGCTATGTCACCGGCGCGACCCTGCATGTCAACGGCGGCATGGCGATGATCTGATCGTGGTTTATGCGGGTTGCAAGATCACGCCTCCGTGCTATATCCCGCAAACAAGGCCGCAGGGGAACCGCCCTGGGCTGCGCCCGGCGTAAAGCCGGACCTTTCTGGGCGGATGCCCGCGAAAACGAGGAAGAGACATGAGCGATATCGCTGATCGCGTGAAGAAAATCGTCGTCGAGCACCTGGGTGTCGATGAGGACAAGGTGACCGAGACCGCTTCGTTCATCGACGATCTCGGCGCCGACTCGCTGGACACCGTGGAACTGGTCATGGCGTTCGAGGAAGAATTCGGCATCGAGATCCCGGATGACGCGGCCGAGACCATCCAGACCTTCGGCGATGCGGTGAAGTTCATCCAGGGCGCGGTCTGATCCCGTCCCATGGGATTTTCCGGGCGGTGCTTCCAGGGCGGAAGCGCCGCCTTTTCTTTTGGCTTTTCCGGAACTGCCGGCATCTCCGGCCCGTTTAGCGGGCGAACCTGAAGAAAGGAGAATGCCCTATGGCAGTCAACGTCCAGGGTCTCAGCGACAATGCCCGCAAGACCGCCATCGCCGAACTGAACGCCCGGCTTGCCGATGCCGTGGCGCTTTCCGCCGCGATCAAGCAGGCGCATTGGAACGTCAAGGGTCGCAACTTCATCGCCGTGCATGAGCTGTTCGACACCGTGTTCCGCAACCTGCAGGGCCATGTCGACACCATGGCCGAGCGCGTGCAGGTGCTGGATGGCGTCGCCGTGGGCACGGTCGAGAAGGTCGCCAAGGCGAGTACGCTGAAGGAATACCCGACCGACCTGACCAAGGCCGAGGATCACATCAAGGCGGTCTGCGAACGGATGCGCGATTACGGCAAGAAGGTCCGCGAGGCCATCGACACCACCGACGAGGCGGGCGATGCCGATACCGCCGACCTGTTCACCGCCGCCTCGCGCACGGCGGACAAAGACCTATGGTTCATGGAAAGCCATCTCGAATGAACCCCCTTCAGGGCTGACATGAAGCCGGGACTGGGGTCCCGGCTTTTTTTCTTGGCGCAGGGCGGCGGTTTTTGTCTCGGCCGCGCAGTTTTCCGCCGCGGGGCGATTGCGCTGCCCCGCGCCCCGCCCCTAGATTGGCGCCATGCCCGAAAACTCGCCCCGATTCATCCACCTGCGCACCCATTCCGAACATTCGCTGCTGGAAGGCGCGGTGCCGGTCAAGAAGCTTGCCGAGCTCGCGGCGCAGAACGGCATGCCGGCGGTGGCGCTGACCGACACCAACGCGCTGTTTGCGGCGCTGGAATTCTCGGTCAAGGCGCAGGATGCAGGTGTGCAGCCGATCATCGGCTGCCAGATCACCCTGGCCGCCGAGGTCACCGGCCCGGTGGTCCTGCTGGCGCAGAACGAGGCTGGCTGGCTGAACCTGATGGCCTTGTCGACCTGCCTCTATCTGCGCGACGGCAATGCGCTGCCGCATGTCACCCTTGACGAGCTGGTGGCCCATGCCGAGGGGCTGATCTGCCTGACCGGCGGCGCCGGCGGTCCGCTGGGCCAGCTGGTGCTGCAAGGCCGGCCCGCCGAGGCGCGCGCCCTGGCCGAGAGGCTGGCGGCGGCCTTTCCGACCCGGCTCTATGTCGAACTGCAGCGCCACCACGATGCCGAGGGCCAGCCGGTGCCCGAGGAGGCGGGCGCGGAGGGCGGCATGATCGACATCGCCTATGCGCTCGATCTGCCGCTGGTCGCCACCAACGACGTCTATTTCCCGAAGCCCGACCTGTTCGACGCCCATGACGCGCTGATCTGCATTTCGGAGCGCGCCTATGTCGACCAGACCGCGCCGCGCCGCCGGCTGACGCCGCAGCACTACTTCAAGAGCGCCGCCGAGATGGCGACGCTGTTCGCCGATCTGCCCGAGGCGCTGGAGAATACCGTCGAGATCGCCCGCCGCTGCGCCTTCGCGGTCAAGAAGCACAAGCCGATCCTGCCGCGCTTCGCCGATGACGAGGTCGAGGAGCTGCGCCGCCAGGCCTGGGACGGGTTGCGCGCCCGGCTGGCGGTGATCCCGCATTCGGCGACAGCCGAGGAATATGAGGAGCGCCTGCGCTTCGAGCTGGGCATCATCGAGCAGATGGGCTTTCCCGGCTATTTCCTGATCGTGGCCGACTTCATCAAATGGGCCAAGGATCAAGGCATTCCGGTCGGGCCGGGCCGTGGGTCGGGCGCGGGGTCTCTGGTCGCCTATGCGTTGACGATTACCGACCTGGATCCAATGCGTTACAGCCTGCTCTTCGAGCGGTTCCTGAACCCGGAACGGGTATCGATGCCGGACTTCGACATCGACTTCTGCATGGATCGCCGCGAAGAGGTGATCCAATACGTGCAAGGGAAATACGGCCGCGACAAGGTCGGCCAGATCATCACCTTCGGTGCGCTGCTGTCCAAGGCGGCGGTGCGCGACGTCGGCCGCGTGCTGCAGCTGCCCTTCGGCCAGGTGGACCGCCTGTCCAAGATGATCCCGGTCGAGGGCGTGAAACCGGTCAGCGTCACCAAGGCGCTCGCCGACGAGCCGCGCCTGCGCGAGGCGGCCAAGGAAGAGGTCGTCGCCCGGCTGCTGGACTATGCCGCCAAGATCGAGGGGCTGCTGAGGAACGCCTCGACCCATGCCGCGGGGGTGGTGATCGGCGACCGGCCGCTGCACCGGCTGGTGCCGCTTTATCGCGATCCGGCCTCGGACATGCCGGCGACGCAGTTCAACATGAAATGGGTCGAGCAGGCCGGTCTGGTCAAGTTCGACTTCCTGGGCCTCAAGACCCTGACGGTGATCCAGAACGCCGTCGATCTGATCAATGCCGGCGGTCGGCCGCTGCATGTCGCGGCCGACGGGCAGGTGCTCTATCAGCCGGCGCCGGGGGCGGAGAACCAGATCAACCTGATCCCGCTCGACGATCAGGCCAGCTACGAGCTTTTCGCCAGCGCCCGCACCGTGGCGGTGTTCCAGGTCGAAAGCTCGGGCATGATGGATGCGCTGCGGCGGATGAAGCCGACCTGCATCGAGGATATCGTCGCGCTGGTCGCGCTGTATCGTCCCGGCCCGATGGAGAACATTCCGACCTATTGCGAGGTGAAGAACGGGCTGCGGCCGCTGGAATCGATCCATCCGACCATCGACCACATCCTGGCCGAGACCCAGGGCATCATCGTCTATCAGGAACAGGTGATGCAGATCGCCCAGGTCATGGCCGGCTACAGCCTCGGCGGCGCCGACCTGTTGCGCCGCGCCATGGGCAAGAAGATCGCCGAGGAGATGGCCAAGGAGCGGCCGAAGTTCGTCGAAGGCTGCACGGCGCAGGGAATCGACAAGAAGAAGGCCGGCGAGGTCTTTGACCTGCTTGAGAAATTCGCAAACTACGGTTTCAACAAGTCCCATGCTGCGGCCTATGCCGTGGTCAGCTATCAGACCGCCTGGCTGAAGGCGAACCACCCGGTCGAATTCATGGCCGCGGTGATGAACTGCGATATCCACCTGACCGACAAGCTGGCGATCTACAAGCGCGAGGCCGACCGGATGGGGATCGAGACCGTCGCGCCCTGCGTCAACCGCTCGGAGCCCACCTTCAGCGTCAAGGACGGCAAGATCGTCTATGCGCTGGGGGCGCTGAAGGGCGTCGGGGTCGAGGCGATGCGGCTGATCACCGAGGCGCGCGGGCAGACCCCGTTCCGCGACCTGCACGACTTTGCCCGCCGCGTGGACATGAAGCGCGTGGGCAAGCGCCCGCTGGAAATGCTGGCCCGCGCCGGCGCCTTCGACCTGCTGGAGCCGAACCGGGCCCGGGTGCTGAAATCCCTCGACGGGCTGGTTGCCTGGTCGGCGGCGGTGCAGGAGGCGGCGGCATCGTCGCAAAGCTCGCTCTTCGGCGGGGGCGAGGACCTGCCGCCGCCGCGCCCGGTCCCGGCGCCGATCTGGATGCCGACCGAGAAGCTGGGCGAGGAACATGCGGCCGTCGGCTTCTACCTTTCGGGCCATCCGCTGGACGACTATCAGCCGGCGCTGCGCCGCAAGGGGGTGCAGACGCTGGCCGAGGTGACGCAGGCCGCGCAGGATGGGGCGCTGGTCGCCTCGCTGGCGGGCACCGTGGCCTTCCGGCAGGAAAAGAAATCGGCCCGCGGCACCCGCTTCGCCTTCGTCGGTCTTTCCGATCCGACCGGGCTTTACGAAGTCACCGTGTTCTCGGACACGCTCGACGCCCATCGGCAGCATCTGGAGCCGGGCGAGAACGTGGTCCTGCAGGTGCAGGTCGAGCCCTCGGGCGACCAGGTCAAGCTGCTGGCCCGGGCGGTGACGCCGCTCGACCAGGCGGTGGCCGATGCCGGGGCGAACCGGCTGGCGGTCGAGATCGCGGGGCCGGACGCCGTGCCCGGCATCGCCGAGGCGCTGGCCCGCATCCAGGCCGAGGTCGCGGCACCCGCCCGCGCGCGCGGCCCTATTGCCTTGCGGCTGAAGGACGGCGAGGATCTGGTGGATATCGAGATCGCCGAGGATGCGCCTTTGACCACGCCGGCGCGCCAGGCGTTGCGCGTCATTCCCGGCGTGCTGGAAGTGCTTGAGGAATAGGTTTTTTATCCGGCCGATCTTTGCGGCCGCTTTGTCACAAGGAGCTTTCATGCGATTCCCGACCATTGCGCAGGGCGCCACGCCTTCGGCGGACGGGGCGGTGACGCGCTTCGTCTCGCCCGAGGTTCAGAACAAGAGCTGGTTCAACCCGACCCGGCCGGTGATCTTCGTCAACGGCATGCTGAACACCGGCGCCGACCACCGCGCCTGCGCCGAGGCGCTGTCGCTGATGCTGGGCTGTCCGGTCGTCGGCGTCTACAACCGCAAGGACGGTTTCTGGGCCGATCTGTTCCAATGCATCACCGACAAGGCGCGGCTGACGCAGGTCCAGACCTCGAACCTGAACCACAACACCAACTGGATCGCCTTCTTCGACCAGGTCTGGCAGAAGAGCCGCGAGACGCGGCCGATGCTGACCAAGGAGGATTTCGCCCATGAGATGCTGGCCAGCAACCCGGCGGCGCAATCGCTGTTCGCGCTGCTGATCGGCCAGCCGGGCGGGATGCTGGGCACGCCGATCTATTGCCACAGCCAGGGCAACTTGGTGACCTCGAACGCGCTGTCGGCGGTGACGCTGGTCAAGGGCGCGGAATCGGTGCGCGGGCTCGAGGTGAACAGCTTCGGCTCGCCCGCGCGCGGCTGGCCGGTGGGGCTGAACCGCGTGAACAACGCCTATACGTTCGACCCGGTCAGCTTGCTGGACCTGACCATGGACCTGTCGAGCGCGAAGGTCGGGTTCAAGGTTGCGCATGGTTTCCTGAACTATGTCGCCCAGGACGGCGAATTCGTGGTGAACCGCTTCCGCACCGGCGGCTGGGGCATGACGGTGAACATGGACGAGAAGGGGCTGGCGAAGTTCTGCGCCGGGCTCGGCACCAACACCAAGCGGCTGCGTGCCATCTTCGACCGGCTGGAGTCGGCGCATTTCACCGACAGCGACGACGTGGCGCTGGAATATGTGAACCTGCTTTCGGACCAGCAGATCGCGGCGCTGCGGGCCGTCGATCCGGCATTCGTCGCGCAGCTGGTGCGGCTTTTGCAGGCCGGCTGGACCGCCGCCGACGAACAGCGCGCCATCGACCGGCTGCAAGCGGCGCAGGGCGTGTCCTGAACGAAAAAGCCCCGCCGGATGGCGGGGCTTTCCTTTTGGCGGGGGCGCTCAGTTGCGCTCTTTGTCCACCATCTTGCCCTTGGAAATCCAGGGCATCATGGCGCGCAGCTTCTCGCCGACCTGTTCGATCTGGTGTTCGTCGTTCAGACGGCGGGTCGCCTTGAAAAACGGCTGGCCGACGGCGTTTTCCTGCATGAAGTCGCGCACGAACTTGCCGGTCTGGATGTCGGTCAGCACGGCTTTCATGCGGGCCTTGGTTTCCTCGTAGGGCAGCACACGCGGGCCCGAGACATACTCGCCATATTCGGCGGTGTTCGAGATCGAGTAGTTCATGTTGGCGATGCCGCCTTCGTAGATCAGGTCCACGATCAGCTTCACCTCGTGCAGGCACTCGAAATAGGCCATTTCCGGCTCGTAGCCGGCTTCGACCAGGGTTTCGAAGCCCATGCGGATCAGTTCGACCAGACCGCCGCACAGCACGGCCTGCTCGCCGAACAGGTCGGTTTCGCATTCCTGGCGGAAGTTGGTCTCGATGATGCCCGAGCGGCCGCCGCCGATGGCCGAGCAATAGGACAGCGCCAGGTCCTGCGCCTTGCCGGTCGCGTCGACATGGACCGCGAACAGGCAGGGCACGCCGCCGCCCTTGGTGTATTCGCCGCGCACGGTGTGGCCGGGGCCCTTCGGCGCCATCATGATGACATCGACGCCCTTTTTCGGCTCGATCAGGCCGAAGTGGATGTTCAGGCCATGCGCGAAGGCGATGGCGGCGCCTTCGCGGATGTTGTCGTGCACGTATTTCTTGTAGGTCTCGGCCTGCAGCTCGTCGGGCATGGTGAACATGATCAGGTCGGCCCAGGCGGCGGCCTCGGCGATGCCCATGACCTTCAGGCCCTCGGCTTCCGCCTTCTTGGCCGAGGCCGAGCCTTCGCGCAGCGCGACGACGACGTTCTTGGCACCCGAATCGCGCAGGTTCAGCGCATGGGCGTGGCCTTGCGAGCCATAGCCCAGCATGGCGATCTTCTTGTCCTTGATCAGGTTCACGTCGCAATCGCGATCATAGTAAACGCGCATCGGAAACTCCCTCCATTTTCGCTGAGGAGGTTGTAGCAAAGTTGCTCAGCACGTTCCGTGCAATTTTTGCATTTTCAAACGATAATTTGCGATGATAATAAGTAAGTGCTTACTGTAGTGAAAAAATCATGCCAGACGCCACTGATCGCCGTATTCTGCGCCAGCTTCTTGCCGACCCCGACATCGCGAATGCCGAACTGGCACAACGCGCCGGGGTGACCCCCGCCAGCCTGTGGCGCCGGCTGGAAAAGCTGCGCGAGACCGGCGTGATCCGGGCGACCGAGACCCGCATCGACTGGCGCAAGCTCGGTTACGAGGTCCAGGTCAGCCTGCGCTTCACCCTTGACAAGACCCAGCCCCGCGCCTTCGACGATTTCACCGCCGCCGCCCGCCGCGTGCCCGAGGTGACCGAGATCCAGACCTTCCTGGGCTCGGTGGACCTGCGGCTGTCGGTGATTGCCCGCGACATGGCACATTGGCAGCAGCTGTACCGCGAAAGCATCCTGACGTTGCCGCATGTCTCGGATTCCGATGCGCTGATGCTGGTCAGCACCATCAAGGACGTGCAGGAGCTGCCGCTGTGAGCTTTGCCCCCGACGCCACCGACCTGGCCATCCTGCGGCTGCTGGCCCAGGACGCGACCCGCGGCGCGGCCGAGATCGGGCGCGTCCTGGGCCTGACCCAGCCCGCCACCTGGCGCCGCATCAAGCGCTTGACCGAGGCCGGGGTGATCGCCGGTCGCCGCATCGTGGTGGACGAGGCCGCGCTGGGATTCGGCGTCACCGTCTTCCTGGGCATCCGCCTGGCCGCCAAGGGCCGTCCGGGCCTCGAGGATTTCGAGCGTGCGGTGACCGCCATCCCCGAGGTGCAGACCGTGCAGCATGTGCTGGGCCAGTTCGATTACCGCCTGCGCATCCATGCCCGCGACATTGCCGATTTCGAGCGCATCCTGCGCCGCCGCATCATGACCCTGCCGGGCGTCGGCCAGGTCGAGGCGAACGTCATGCTGTCCGAGGAACGCCGGCCTGGCCCTTTGTGATCCGGTCCCTTTGCAGGCGGCTGAAAAAGTCTCAGCGACGCAGCACATTGGGCAGAAAGCGGGAAATCCGCCTCAAATCGCCTGCAAATGCCCTGTTTTCCAGCCGATCCTGGTCGGGCCCGGAACGATTATCCGTCCCGACGACCTTTCGGGGCTCTTTTTCAGCAGCCTGTTAGAGCCGCTTTTCCATATAGACCCGCCGCAGGCCCAGTTCGGTGGCGCGATGCGTCTCGGCATAGCCGCGTGCGGCATAGATGGCGATGTTCTCGACCATGATCTCCTGCGTATAAAGCCGCATCGCCGGCAGGCCCGTCTGCCGCGCACGGTTCTCGGCGAAATCCAGCAGCATCCGGCCATAACCCTTGCCCTGCGCGCCGGGGTCAATGGCGACATTGTCCAGAAGCAGGTGGCCGTCGCCTTCGACCAGCACCAGGATGCCGCGCACGGTGCCGTCGTCCAGGACCCAAAGCTGGCCGGCGGCCTGCCGGGCGGCATAATCGTCGCGCATCGGGCCGGGAACCAGCCCGTTCAGCGCCACATAGCGGCCATAGGCCTTCGCTACGATGCGCGCGACCTGCGGCAGGTCGGCCGGGGCGGCGGGGCGGATATCGGGGCCGGGGTCTGACATGGCGCCTCCTGTTTCCGGGGCAGGCTATCACCGCCGGCGGTGCCGGCCAAGCCGGCGCTTTCACGGCCTTGTTGGCTTGCATTGTCCCGCGCGAGCGGTCAATCAGGCGCCACCCAACCAGCAGGTGACCGATGGCCAGCCCGCGCCCCTTTTCGCGTTACGAATTCCTGATCGCCTGGCGCTACCTGCGCGCCCGCCGGGCCGAGGGCGGGGTCAGCGTGATGACCTGGATCAGCCTGATCGGCATCACCCTGGGCGTGATGGCGCTGATCGCCACCCTGGCGGTCCGCGCCGGCTTCCGCGCGGATTTCGTCGACACCATCCTGGGGGCCAATCCGCACAGCACCGTCTCTTACGCGCCGAGCCAGGTCTATAACGAGCTGACCGAAGAGACCTATTTCTCGCCCGGCACCATCCAGGACTATGACGCGCTGGCCGCCAGGATCGCGGCGATCCCGGGCGTCACCCGCGCCGATCCGGCCGTGCGCGGCAAGGTCATGGCCACGCAGAACGGTCAGCGCGGACTGGGCGACGTCTATGGCGTCTCGGCCGAGGCGATGGCGGCGCTGCCCGGCGTCGTCGACCCCGAGCGTGCCAGCGGCGATATCGCCGATTACGACCGGGGCATCGCCATCGGCATCGGCCTGGCGCGGACGCTGGGCGTGGGCGTCGGCGACCGCATCCAGCTGGTCTCGCCCGACGGGGCGCAGACGGCGGTGGGCACCACGCCCCGGATCGAAAGCTACGAGGTGGTCTATATCTTCTCGGCCGGGCGCTGGGACATCGACGAGGCCCGCATCTACATGCCCCTGGCCGCGGCGCAGAGCTTCTTCAACCGCGAGGGCGTCGCGGACGAGATCGAGGTCTTCGTCCGCGACCCGGAGCGGGTGGACGACTGGACGCCGCAACTCCTGAGCGCGGCGGGCGAGCGGGGGCAGGTCTGGACCTGGCGCGACGCCGCGGGCAGCTTCCTTGCCGCGCTGGACATGGAGGATGACGTGATGTTCGTCATCCTGGCGATCCTGGTGCTGATCGCGTCGATGAACATCACCTCAGGGCTGATCAT from Paracoccus aminovorans includes:
- a CDS encoding ABC transporter permease — encoded protein: MASPRPFSRYEFLIAWRYLRARRAEGGVSVMTWISLIGITLGVMALIATLAVRAGFRADFVDTILGANPHSTVSYAPSQVYNELTEETYFSPGTIQDYDALAARIAAIPGVTRADPAVRGKVMATQNGQRGLGDVYGVSAEAMAALPGVVDPERASGDIADYDRGIAIGIGLARTLGVGVGDRIQLVSPDGAQTAVGTTPRIESYEVVYIFSAGRWDIDEARIYMPLAAAQSFFNREGVADEIEVFVRDPERVDDWTPQLLSAAGERGQVWTWRDAAGSFLAALDMEDDVMFVILAILVLIASMNITSGLIMLVKNKGRDIGILRTMGLTEGAVLRVFFLCGAFTGVIGTAAGVVLGVALSLNVDHVMAALNALTGGNAWQPEVRGIYALHGELRAWDIFRAVALSLGLAFVVTIFPARRAARMNPVEALRYE
- a CDS encoding Lrp/AsnC family transcriptional regulator, which translates into the protein MSFAPDATDLAILRLLAQDATRGAAEIGRVLGLTQPATWRRIKRLTEAGVIAGRRIVVDEAALGFGVTVFLGIRLAAKGRPGLEDFERAVTAIPEVQTVQHVLGQFDYRLRIHARDIADFERILRRRIMTLPGVGQVEANVMLSEERRPGPL
- the dnaE gene encoding DNA polymerase III subunit alpha, with the protein product MPENSPRFIHLRTHSEHSLLEGAVPVKKLAELAAQNGMPAVALTDTNALFAALEFSVKAQDAGVQPIIGCQITLAAEVTGPVVLLAQNEAGWLNLMALSTCLYLRDGNALPHVTLDELVAHAEGLICLTGGAGGPLGQLVLQGRPAEARALAERLAAAFPTRLYVELQRHHDAEGQPVPEEAGAEGGMIDIAYALDLPLVATNDVYFPKPDLFDAHDALICISERAYVDQTAPRRRLTPQHYFKSAAEMATLFADLPEALENTVEIARRCAFAVKKHKPILPRFADDEVEELRRQAWDGLRARLAVIPHSATAEEYEERLRFELGIIEQMGFPGYFLIVADFIKWAKDQGIPVGPGRGSGAGSLVAYALTITDLDPMRYSLLFERFLNPERVSMPDFDIDFCMDRREEVIQYVQGKYGRDKVGQIITFGALLSKAAVRDVGRVLQLPFGQVDRLSKMIPVEGVKPVSVTKALADEPRLREAAKEEVVARLLDYAAKIEGLLRNASTHAAGVVIGDRPLHRLVPLYRDPASDMPATQFNMKWVEQAGLVKFDFLGLKTLTVIQNAVDLINAGGRPLHVAADGQVLYQPAPGAENQINLIPLDDQASYELFASARTVAVFQVESSGMMDALRRMKPTCIEDIVALVALYRPGPMENIPTYCEVKNGLRPLESIHPTIDHILAETQGIIVYQEQVMQIAQVMAGYSLGGADLLRRAMGKKIAEEMAKERPKFVEGCTAQGIDKKKAGEVFDLLEKFANYGFNKSHAAAYAVVSYQTAWLKANHPVEFMAAVMNCDIHLTDKLAIYKREADRMGIETVAPCVNRSEPTFSVKDGKIVYALGALKGVGVEAMRLITEARGQTPFRDLHDFARRVDMKRVGKRPLEMLARAGAFDLLEPNRARVLKSLDGLVAWSAAVQEAAASSQSSLFGGGEDLPPPRPVPAPIWMPTEKLGEEHAAVGFYLSGHPLDDYQPALRRKGVQTLAEVTQAAQDGALVASLAGTVAFRQEKKSARGTRFAFVGLSDPTGLYEVTVFSDTLDAHRQHLEPGENVVLQVQVEPSGDQVKLLARAVTPLDQAVADAGANRLAVEIAGPDAVPGIAEALARIQAEVAAPARARGPIALRLKDGEDLVDIEIAEDAPLTTPARQALRVIPGVLEVLEE
- the ilvC gene encoding ketol-acid reductoisomerase, with the translated sequence MRVYYDRDCDVNLIKDKKIAMLGYGSQGHAHALNLRDSGAKNVVVALREGSASAKKAEAEGLKVMGIAEAAAWADLIMFTMPDELQAETYKKYVHDNIREGAAIAFAHGLNIHFGLIEPKKGVDVIMMAPKGPGHTVRGEYTKGGGVPCLFAVHVDATGKAQDLALSYCSAIGGGRSGIIETNFRQECETDLFGEQAVLCGGLVELIRMGFETLVEAGYEPEMAYFECLHEVKLIVDLIYEGGIANMNYSISNTAEYGEYVSGPRVLPYEETKARMKAVLTDIQTGKFVRDFMQENAVGQPFFKATRRLNDEHQIEQVGEKLRAMMPWISKGKMVDKERN
- a CDS encoding GNAT family N-acetyltransferase; protein product: MSDPGPDIRPAAPADLPQVARIVAKAYGRYVALNGLVPGPMRDDYAARQAAGQLWVLDDGTVRGILVLVEGDGHLLLDNVAIDPGAQGKGYGRMLLDFAENRARQTGLPAMRLYTQEIMVENIAIYAARGYAETHRATELGLRRVYMEKRL
- a CDS encoding Lrp/AsnC family transcriptional regulator, translating into MPDATDRRILRQLLADPDIANAELAQRAGVTPASLWRRLEKLRETGVIRATETRIDWRKLGYEVQVSLRFTLDKTQPRAFDDFTAAARRVPEVTEIQTFLGSVDLRLSVIARDMAHWQQLYRESILTLPHVSDSDALMLVSTIKDVQELPL